A section of the Roseivirga sp. BDSF3-8 genome encodes:
- a CDS encoding IS1182 family transposase — protein sequence MSEKIVFKDYNPKQIMLLPPSLEELIEADHPVRVVNEVVDRLDIAPLLTGYKPGGTSVYHPRMLLKILIYGYMSNIYSTRKLEAAIGQNVHFMWLAGMNKPDHNTIARFRCDRLKDSLKVIFAQIVMFLVDEGLLDLKTVYTDGTKIEAQANRYTFVWGRSIKTNTEKISQQLEELWDYTQRVAEDELYQEKPDFSKIDARKVSDTIDRIDQALTGKKIAKGKRQKLTYARKNWPGKLAEYQQKQAILGQRNSYSKTDHDATFMMMKEDHMRNGQLKPGYNLQISTSNQYLVNYTIHQNPTDTLTLQPHLKNYQQLYNTLPDTICADAGYGSEENYDYLKDKVEKAYVKYNYFHKEQTRKWKQDISKSQNLHYNEEQDKIYCPAGQPMDHIGKRKTKTKSGYEQTYAQYQARNCLECPLRSGCFKAKGNRIVEINHNLRTHKQKVRDMLMSDQGIAHRKQRPADVETVFAAIKHNRGFRRFMMRGTEKVEIEAGLLAIAHNLLKKAS from the coding sequence ATAAGCGAAAAGATAGTTTTTAAAGACTACAACCCCAAGCAAATTATGCTTTTACCTCCGAGCCTGGAGGAGTTAATAGAGGCAGACCATCCAGTTCGGGTGGTCAACGAAGTGGTCGATCGTCTTGATATTGCCCCTCTATTGACTGGTTATAAGCCTGGCGGTACATCAGTATATCATCCAAGGATGCTGCTTAAAATATTGATTTACGGGTATATGAGTAATATCTACTCTACCCGCAAGTTGGAGGCAGCTATTGGTCAAAACGTTCACTTCATGTGGTTGGCAGGTATGAACAAGCCTGACCATAACACTATTGCCCGTTTTCGATGCGATCGGTTGAAAGATAGCCTGAAGGTGATCTTTGCTCAGATTGTAATGTTCTTAGTTGATGAGGGCCTACTGGACTTAAAGACAGTTTACACCGACGGCACCAAGATAGAAGCCCAGGCTAATCGCTACACGTTTGTGTGGGGCAGGTCTATTAAGACCAATACCGAAAAGATAAGCCAACAGCTTGAAGAGTTGTGGGACTATACCCAGCGGGTGGCAGAAGACGAGTTATATCAGGAAAAGCCTGATTTTAGCAAAATCGATGCTCGAAAGGTTAGTGATACTATTGATAGGATTGACCAGGCACTCACGGGCAAGAAGATAGCAAAAGGGAAGAGGCAGAAGCTTACCTATGCACGAAAAAACTGGCCTGGGAAGCTGGCTGAATACCAGCAGAAGCAAGCTATACTGGGACAACGAAACAGCTATTCAAAGACTGACCACGATGCAACCTTTATGATGATGAAGGAAGACCATATGCGAAATGGACAGCTCAAGCCGGGCTATAACCTTCAGATCAGCACCTCCAATCAATACTTGGTAAACTACACGATCCATCAAAATCCTACCGACACCCTAACGTTACAACCCCATCTTAAGAACTATCAGCAGTTATATAACACCCTGCCTGACACTATATGCGCTGATGCAGGATATGGTAGCGAAGAGAACTATGACTATCTGAAAGATAAAGTAGAGAAGGCCTATGTAAAGTATAATTACTTCCATAAGGAGCAAACCAGAAAATGGAAGCAAGACATATCTAAATCTCAGAACCTGCATTACAACGAAGAGCAGGATAAGATCTATTGCCCGGCAGGCCAGCCAATGGATCATATAGGAAAGCGAAAAACAAAAACTAAGTCGGGTTATGAACAAACTTATGCACAATATCAGGCCAGAAACTGCCTGGAGTGTCCATTAAGGAGCGGTTGTTTTAAAGCAAAAGGCAACCGGATAGTTGAGATCAATCATAACCTTAGAACTCACAAGCAAAAAGTGCGGGATATGCTTATGAGTGACCAGGGAATAGCTCATCGCAAGCAGCGACCGGCAGATGTAGAAACTGTGTTCGCAGCCATCAAACACAACCGGGGCTTCCGCAGATTTATGATGCGGGGAACAGAGAAAGTCGAAATAGAAGCCGGACTACTGGCTATTGCACATAACCTGCTCAAAAAGGCTTCATAG
- the ctlX gene encoding citrulline utilization hydrolase CtlX, translating into MNTTPAQLPHALVMIRPRSFGSNPQTIGSNTYQQTDEGLAEEEMNEQARKEYDDMVAALKKADITVLSFDDRTDPVCPDAIFPNNWFSTHPDGTLALYPMMAKNRRTERRQDIVDYLEAHYELKQVVNFAPFEKGSRFLEGTGSMVFDHTHGIAYACRSPRTQQEVFYKACETLGYKGILFEARDEGGRLIYHTNVMMWIGSNIAALCLEAIPEKQRNEVLTSLEASGREILLLTQKQVNSFAGNMLEVSDPEGSPHVVMSAAAWASLDSKQQELIKSQAHPLPLSLDHIEKYSGGSARCMMAGIHLPLKPGATP; encoded by the coding sequence ATGAATACTACCCCTGCTCAGCTCCCTCACGCCCTCGTCATGATCAGGCCCCGGAGCTTCGGCTCCAACCCGCAAACGATAGGCTCTAATACATACCAGCAAACCGATGAGGGTCTCGCCGAGGAGGAAATGAACGAGCAGGCAAGAAAAGAATATGACGACATGGTAGCCGCTTTAAAAAAAGCGGATATCACCGTGCTCTCATTCGATGACCGGACAGACCCCGTTTGCCCGGATGCTATTTTCCCGAATAATTGGTTTAGTACCCACCCTGATGGTACATTAGCCCTGTACCCTATGATGGCAAAAAACCGACGGACAGAACGGCGGCAGGACATCGTAGATTACCTGGAAGCACATTACGAATTAAAGCAGGTAGTCAATTTTGCTCCGTTTGAAAAGGGGAGCCGGTTTCTCGAGGGCACCGGCAGTATGGTATTTGACCACACCCATGGTATAGCCTACGCCTGTCGTTCTCCACGAACTCAACAAGAGGTGTTTTATAAAGCCTGTGAGACGCTTGGCTATAAAGGCATACTATTCGAAGCCCGTGACGAAGGTGGCAGGCTAATCTATCATACAAATGTCATGATGTGGATAGGCAGTAATATAGCCGCCCTGTGCCTGGAAGCCATTCCGGAGAAGCAAAGAAATGAAGTACTTACCAGCCTGGAAGCAAGTGGTCGTGAAATTCTTTTACTTACCCAAAAGCAGGTTAATAGCTTCGCCGGCAATATGCTGGAGGTATCAGACCCTGAGGGTAGCCCGCATGTGGTCATGTCTGCCGCTGCCTGGGCCAGCCTGGACAGCAAACAGCAAGAGCTAATAAAATCACAGGCTCACCCCCTGCCCCTTTCACTGGATCATATAGAAAAATACAGTGGAGGCAGTGCCCGCTGTATGATGGCTGGCATACACCTGCCCTTGAAACCGGGGGCAACTCCCTGA
- the hisIE gene encoding bifunctional phosphoribosyl-AMP cyclohydrolase/phosphoribosyl-ATP diphosphatase HisIE, with translation MTIDFSKGDGLVPAVVQDATTLKVLMLGYMNKEALAATRDSGKVTFFSRSKKRLWTKGETSGNFLAVKDIKVDCDNDTLLIMANPAGPVCHTGSDTCFNEANQGKAPFLDYLAGIIASRRHDSPEESYTSQLFQKGINKIAQKVGEEAVEIVIEAKDNNDDLFKGEAADLLFHFLVLLEAKQITLDEVIAVLQERHQK, from the coding sequence ATGACTATTGATTTCAGTAAAGGGGATGGCCTTGTGCCAGCCGTGGTTCAGGACGCTACCACACTTAAGGTGCTCATGCTTGGCTATATGAATAAAGAAGCACTGGCTGCCACCCGCGACAGCGGTAAAGTGACTTTCTTCAGCCGTTCCAAGAAGAGGTTATGGACAAAAGGAGAAACCTCTGGCAACTTCCTGGCTGTAAAGGACATAAAAGTAGACTGTGACAACGACACCCTACTGATAATGGCAAACCCGGCCGGCCCGGTATGCCATACCGGATCAGATACATGCTTTAACGAGGCTAATCAGGGTAAAGCCCCCTTTCTGGATTACCTGGCTGGTATTATCGCCTCCCGCAGGCATGACAGCCCGGAAGAGTCCTACACCAGCCAGCTATTTCAAAAAGGAATTAATAAGATCGCTCAAAAGGTAGGGGAAGAAGCCGTGGAAATCGTTATTGAAGCCAAAGACAATAACGACGACCTGTTTAAAGGGGAAGCAGCCGATCTCCTCTTTCATTTTCTTGTATTGCTGGAGGCTAAACAAATTACGCTGGATGAAGTCATAGCTGTATTACAGGAACGGCATCAAAAATGA
- a CDS encoding PAS domain-containing protein — MSALTKEIFSGPGQRQLLEQLPQVTYLLDMETGECLFVNDRFFELLGYENRGQSQPASLFNELLLPADKELFPFTREDRNTINDGGFVPVEYRFYHRDRKVITMAGRNTRFTFPESGTTCVLGNIMDITEQKQKELSLRTNHEAYEYAVQHSEIAISVLDKKGHFVHVNPKFSEIYGYRYKEIIGEHFTVLAPNEDRKSLWNEIFDEILDSEGVYDGEWVMATKTGEMLTVTSRNYHLDNNEGRRQVIQFLRII; from the coding sequence ATGTCAGCTTTAACAAAAGAGATTTTTTCAGGACCCGGTCAGAGACAATTGCTGGAGCAATTGCCCCAGGTTACTTACCTTCTGGATATGGAAACCGGCGAATGCCTTTTTGTAAATGACCGTTTCTTCGAGCTCCTGGGATACGAAAACAGAGGACAAAGCCAGCCTGCTTCTCTTTTCAACGAGCTTCTGCTTCCTGCGGATAAGGAACTATTCCCATTTACGCGTGAAGACAGAAACACAATTAACGATGGCGGCTTCGTACCTGTAGAGTATCGGTTTTACCATCGTGACCGCAAGGTCATTACCATGGCCGGCAGAAACACCCGCTTTACGTTTCCCGAGTCAGGCACCACCTGCGTGCTCGGCAACATTATGGACATCACTGAGCAAAAGCAGAAAGAGCTGTCTCTCAGGACTAACCATGAAGCCTATGAATATGCTGTTCAGCACTCGGAAATAGCCATCAGTGTGTTGGATAAAAAAGGGCATTTTGTCCACGTGAACCCTAAGTTCAGTGAGATTTACGGATACCGCTATAAGGAGATCATAGGAGAGCATTTTACTGTTCTTGCTCCCAATGAAGACCGTAAAAGCCTTTGGAATGAGATTTTTGATGAGATCCTGGATTCTGAGGGCGTATATGATGGTGAATGGGTAATGGCTACCAAAACCGGGGAAATGCTCACGGTAACCTCACGTAATTATCACCTTGATAATAATGAAGGCCGCAGGCAGGTGATTCAGTTTCTCAGGATTATTTGA
- a CDS encoding DUF4142 domain-containing protein has translation MIRNTTHILIAALGLFIMGCSVLGGGRSYDDAMDKNQNRFSDNRELLDDAEFLVEMQSFGLMLKAAGDTASNRAYARKVAEFGKEISEKMEFYLKDLDKVADDKDIVLPEEMSSAHRNELEDLLDTDEDNFDEAFLTTIESQLQKKRRQAERIATEGYDDDVRAWTARQLKMMKDYENKADSMEDELLTN, from the coding sequence ATGATACGAAATACTACACATATATTGATAGCTGCTTTGGGCCTTTTTATCATGGGATGTTCTGTGCTGGGTGGCGGCAGGTCATACGATGACGCCATGGATAAAAACCAAAACCGATTTTCGGATAACAGGGAATTGCTTGATGATGCGGAGTTCCTGGTAGAAATGCAAAGCTTCGGCCTTATGCTTAAAGCTGCAGGTGACACTGCCTCAAACAGAGCTTATGCCCGTAAGGTGGCTGAGTTTGGTAAGGAGATATCTGAAAAGATGGAATTCTACCTTAAAGACCTTGATAAGGTGGCTGATGATAAAGACATTGTGCTGCCGGAAGAAATGAGTTCAGCCCACCGGAATGAGTTGGAGGACTTGCTCGATACGGACGAGGATAATTTTGATGAAGCATTTCTGACCACAATAGAGTCACAACTACAGAAAAAAAGAAGGCAAGCAGAACGAATTGCTACGGAAGGATATGACGATGATGTACGTGCCTGGACGGCAAGGCAGCTTAAAATGATGAAAGATTACGAAAATAAGGCTGATAGCATGGAGGATGAGCTCCTGACAAATTAA
- a CDS encoding App1 family protein, with product MHNTRKILRLMSRSANWLQNQKFYLKKKTGLLRPPRILPFRGFGNLNEMHIRGRVVEDKGLSKPDQSDGVWANMKAMYKRYTSNEIPYCTLKVNFFDQEKIVNANEEGYFRADFTWKGLPEHQNEWFQVQISLEDDEYKKFGDIKAAGEAMVPLSGSQYGVISDVDDTILVSKATTLYRKLRLMLMKNAHTRLPFEGVSAFYRALQRGDCQTCYNPIIFVSSSSWKLYDLLVDFCRVKGIPKAPFMLRQSRLDEFKFISDIHKNHKMIQIQRIMETFSDLQFVLIGDSGQKDAEIYKCVVEDYPGRVKQIYIRDVVGPKRHEYIKGISTELKEKHGVDMCLVKNTVEAAEDAAAKGLISREDLPAIRGEKEMEEGQPSDLQKIMSSEETVA from the coding sequence GTGCATAATACCCGCAAAATACTGCGTCTGATGAGCCGGTCGGCAAACTGGCTCCAAAACCAGAAATTTTATCTGAAGAAGAAAACAGGCCTGCTCCGGCCTCCTCGAATTCTACCATTTCGTGGCTTCGGAAACCTGAATGAAATGCACATTCGCGGGCGCGTGGTGGAAGATAAAGGACTGAGTAAGCCAGACCAATCCGATGGTGTATGGGCTAATATGAAAGCCATGTATAAGCGATACACCAGTAATGAGATTCCTTATTGCACCCTCAAAGTCAACTTTTTTGATCAGGAAAAAATCGTAAACGCTAATGAAGAAGGCTATTTCCGGGCCGATTTTACATGGAAAGGCCTGCCTGAGCATCAAAATGAGTGGTTTCAGGTACAAATATCACTTGAGGATGATGAGTACAAGAAATTTGGGGATATAAAAGCAGCAGGCGAAGCCATGGTGCCTCTGAGCGGTAGCCAGTACGGTGTGATATCAGATGTGGATGACACCATATTGGTAAGTAAAGCCACTACACTTTACCGCAAGTTAAGGCTAATGCTCATGAAAAATGCACATACCCGGCTACCTTTTGAGGGCGTATCGGCTTTCTACAGGGCATTGCAGCGGGGAGATTGCCAAACATGTTATAACCCAATCATTTTCGTTTCTTCCAGCTCATGGAAGCTTTATGATTTATTAGTAGACTTTTGCCGGGTTAAAGGCATCCCAAAAGCCCCTTTCATGCTGCGCCAGTCCAGACTTGATGAATTTAAGTTCATCAGTGATATTCACAAGAACCATAAGATGATCCAGATACAGCGGATCATGGAAACGTTCTCAGACCTGCAGTTTGTATTGATAGGCGATAGTGGACAGAAGGATGCTGAAATATATAAATGCGTAGTGGAAGACTACCCCGGGCGTGTAAAACAGATCTACATAAGGGACGTAGTCGGCCCTAAAAGGCATGAATATATTAAGGGAATAAGTACCGAGCTAAAGGAAAAGCACGGTGTAGACATGTGCCTGGTAAAGAATACCGTAGAGGCTGCCGAAGATGCGGCTGCCAAAGGCCTTATTTCCAGGGAAGACCTTCCTGCCATCAGAGGAGAGAAGGAGATGGAAGAAGGGCAGCCTTCAGACCTGCAGAAGATCATGAGCAGCGAGGAGACCGTAGCCTAG
- a CDS encoding LVIVD repeat-containing protein — MRKGLLLLMITGTCLFSACESDSSESIAPGSPTMDSGGVNRGGSMARFSLAGDELYVLTPNKLTYFDISNPENISYTGSQSLEFGAETLFPYRGHLFIGTTTGMLIYDISDPKAPSFINRYEHVRSCDPVVVQDTIAYVTLRNGTACWGVNELHILNISDMQDIKQIGSYQMDNPHGLGVDGNQLFLCDGFSGMKVFDVADPYNIRQTHQYNLGHTYDVIPHRGLAIVVGNEHLTQYEYTPDGNIEELSSLPIFR, encoded by the coding sequence ATGAGAAAGGGTCTTTTACTTCTGATGATTACCGGCACCTGCCTGTTTAGTGCCTGTGAGAGCGATTCAAGCGAGAGTATTGCCCCCGGTAGCCCTACAATGGACTCCGGCGGGGTAAATCGCGGAGGCTCTATGGCCCGCTTTTCACTTGCAGGAGATGAGCTGTACGTGCTCACCCCGAATAAGCTTACCTACTTTGATATAAGTAATCCTGAAAATATCTCCTACACCGGTAGCCAGTCCCTGGAGTTTGGTGCAGAGACACTCTTCCCCTATCGCGGGCATCTCTTCATTGGCACTACTACCGGCATGCTTATCTATGATATCTCGGATCCAAAGGCCCCTTCATTTATCAACAGATACGAGCATGTCCGCTCCTGTGATCCGGTAGTGGTCCAGGATACCATCGCTTATGTCACCTTACGCAACGGCACAGCCTGCTGGGGGGTAAATGAGCTGCATATTCTTAATATTTCTGATATGCAGGACATAAAGCAGATTGGCTCTTACCAGATGGATAACCCTCACGGGCTGGGTGTCGACGGCAACCAACTCTTTTTATGCGATGGGTTTTCTGGCATGAAGGTATTCGATGTGGCCGATCCCTATAATATCAGGCAGACGCATCAATACAATCTCGGCCACACGTATGATGTTATCCCCCACCGGGGCCTCGCCATAGTAGTAGGTAATGAGCACCTCACTCAATATGAGTATACCCCTGATGGAAACATAGAGGAGCTGAGCAGCCTGCCAATATTCCGCTAG
- a CDS encoding transglutaminase-like domain-containing protein produces MEERELKALVSLLDEQDSDILGQVENKIISLGEEVIPFLEGQWENSMDPLVQKRIEDLIHHLQFEGLMNKLAKWKEGEQDLLEGMYLLATYQYPDLELDKLRKDLEQIYYEAWLEFKGDAHPFDQVKKLNSVLFNKLRFSANTKNFHAPGNSMLNIVLESRRGNPISLCVLYMLVGRKLKMPLYGVNLPNLFILTYKSEEVQFYINAFNKGLIFSRADIDNYLNHLNQVPDDIFYQPCTSLDIVLRVLRNLVVSFENLGDHHKADEVKQLLRVASDGREGF; encoded by the coding sequence ATGGAAGAGCGGGAATTGAAGGCCCTGGTGTCGTTGCTCGATGAGCAGGACAGCGATATCCTTGGCCAGGTGGAAAATAAAATTATTTCATTAGGAGAAGAGGTCATTCCTTTTTTGGAGGGCCAGTGGGAGAACTCAATGGACCCGCTCGTCCAGAAACGTATAGAAGACCTTATCCATCACCTTCAGTTTGAAGGACTGATGAATAAGCTTGCAAAATGGAAAGAGGGTGAGCAGGACCTGCTGGAAGGCATGTACCTGCTTGCCACCTACCAGTACCCGGACTTGGAGCTCGATAAGCTCCGTAAGGATCTGGAACAAATCTATTACGAAGCCTGGCTTGAATTTAAAGGCGACGCTCACCCCTTCGACCAGGTCAAAAAGCTGAACAGCGTACTTTTTAACAAACTCCGTTTCAGCGCCAATACGAAAAACTTTCATGCCCCTGGCAATAGCATGCTCAATATTGTGCTGGAAAGCCGCCGTGGCAACCCTATAAGCCTGTGCGTACTGTATATGCTCGTAGGCCGCAAACTTAAGATGCCCCTCTATGGGGTCAACCTACCCAACCTTTTTATACTCACATACAAATCCGAAGAAGTCCAATTCTACATTAATGCCTTTAACAAAGGCCTCATATTCAGCCGTGCAGATATTGATAATTACCTGAATCACCTGAATCAGGTACCCGATGATATATTCTACCAACCTTGTACCTCGCTGGATATAGTGCTCAGGGTTTTACGAAACCTGGTGGTTAGCTTTGAAAACCTTGGCGACCATCATAAGGCCGATGAGGTTAAACAATTGCTGCGTGTCGCGTCTGATGGGCGGGAAGGATTCTGA
- a CDS encoding acyl-CoA carboxylase subunit beta, producing MNIEFNRNEDEMKQAVFRLKSHLKKVYLGGGEKKIESQHKKGKLTARERIDYLTDEGSEFLEIGALAGEGMYKEYGGAPGGGVVTGIGYIKGRQCVIVANDATVKAGAWFPITAKKNLRAQEVAMENRLPIVYLVDSAGVFLPMQDEIFPDKEHFGRQFRNNAKMSSMGIVQIAAIMGSCVAGGAYLPIMSDEAMIVDKTGSIFLAGSYLVKAAVGEDIDNETLGGATTHCEISGVTDNKFENDQEALDAIRNIFDKIGSYDKAGFDRAEPAAPKESQEELYGIMPADRVKPYDMHDLIARLVDNSEFEPYKDLYGQTIICGTARIDGWAVGIVANQRKVVKSKKGEMQMGGVIYSDSADKAARFIMNCNQRKIPLVFLQDVSGFMVGSRAEHGGIIKDGAKMVNAMANSVVPKFTIIVGNSYGAGNYAMCGKAYDPRLIYAWPTAQLAVMSGASAAKTLLQIKVATAKAKGQEISKEDEEAMLKEISDRYNEQLSPYYAAARLWVDGIIDPLETRKVISMGIEAADHAPIEKPFNVGVIQT from the coding sequence ATGAATATTGAATTCAACCGCAACGAAGACGAAATGAAACAAGCCGTCTTCCGGCTGAAGTCCCACCTGAAAAAGGTATACCTGGGCGGTGGTGAAAAAAAGATCGAATCTCAGCACAAAAAAGGTAAGCTCACAGCTCGTGAACGTATTGATTACCTGACAGACGAAGGCAGCGAGTTCCTGGAAATCGGAGCGCTGGCCGGTGAAGGTATGTACAAAGAATACGGAGGTGCCCCCGGCGGCGGCGTAGTTACCGGAATTGGCTACATAAAGGGTCGCCAGTGTGTGATCGTGGCCAATGATGCTACCGTGAAGGCTGGTGCATGGTTTCCCATCACAGCTAAAAAGAACCTGCGCGCCCAGGAAGTAGCCATGGAAAACAGGCTGCCTATTGTCTATTTAGTAGACAGTGCCGGTGTGTTTCTTCCCATGCAGGATGAGATATTCCCCGATAAAGAACATTTTGGCCGCCAGTTCCGCAACAACGCAAAGATGTCCAGCATGGGTATCGTGCAGATAGCCGCCATCATGGGTAGCTGTGTGGCCGGCGGTGCCTACCTTCCCATCATGTCGGATGAAGCCATGATCGTGGACAAAACCGGATCTATATTCCTTGCCGGTTCATACCTCGTAAAGGCCGCTGTGGGTGAGGATATCGACAATGAAACCCTGGGAGGAGCCACCACCCACTGTGAGATATCTGGCGTTACGGATAACAAATTTGAGAATGACCAGGAAGCCCTCGATGCCATCCGTAACATCTTCGATAAAATAGGCTCTTACGATAAGGCCGGCTTTGACCGGGCAGAACCTGCCGCTCCCAAAGAGAGCCAGGAAGAACTTTACGGCATTATGCCCGCCGACAGGGTTAAGCCGTACGATATGCACGACCTGATTGCAAGGCTGGTAGACAACTCTGAATTTGAGCCCTACAAGGACTTGTACGGTCAGACCATTATTTGCGGTACCGCCCGCATTGATGGGTGGGCCGTGGGCATTGTGGCTAACCAGCGCAAGGTGGTGAAGAGCAAAAAGGGCGAAATGCAAATGGGTGGCGTAATCTACTCTGACTCTGCAGATAAGGCTGCGCGCTTTATAATGAACTGTAACCAGCGCAAAATCCCTCTCGTATTCCTTCAGGACGTGAGCGGATTCATGGTAGGTAGCCGTGCCGAGCATGGTGGCATTATCAAAGACGGAGCAAAAATGGTAAATGCCATGGCCAATTCGGTTGTGCCCAAGTTTACTATTATCGTGGGTAACAGCTACGGAGCCGGTAATTATGCCATGTGTGGTAAAGCATATGATCCACGCCTGATTTATGCATGGCCCACCGCGCAGCTTGCAGTTATGAGTGGTGCCAGTGCTGCCAAAACCTTATTACAGATAAAAGTAGCCACGGCAAAAGCCAAAGGGCAGGAAATTAGCAAGGAAGACGAGGAAGCAATGCTCAAAGAGATCTCTGATCGGTATAACGAGCAGCTTAGCCCTTACTATGCCGCCGCCAGACTCTGGGTGGATGGTATAATAGACCCGCTGGAAACCCGTAAGGTGATCAGCATGGGTATTGAGGCAGCAGATCACGCTCCTATTGAAAAACCCTTTAATGTAGGGGTGATCCAAACCTGA
- a CDS encoding MlaD family protein yields MKLTKEAKVGLLAVIACTVLYVGFKFLQGIDFFSSQNTFYVVYDDIDGLTPSNPVLLSGMPVGRVTTISILQEDSNRVLVEFDVDGEILLGDNAEVALHNSDLLGSKALLLHVGSLNSLAEDGDTLTSLVEKGLPEMIREKATPVIENIDSTLYKINLIVSELADNRSSMGSAISEMDSVAKELKYTLRENRRSLRQVSNDMSEITAALTDEETGIRPLLTSVNGIADSVQNLQMKELSEKTQQTIDNLNKILVQLENQEGTMGRLLHDDSLYTNLNSTAEDLDKLLIDLRQNPGRYVHFSIFGRKNDKRDE; encoded by the coding sequence GTGAAACTGACCAAAGAGGCTAAAGTAGGACTGCTGGCGGTAATCGCCTGTACAGTGCTTTATGTAGGATTTAAATTTCTGCAGGGGATCGATTTTTTTAGTAGCCAGAATACATTTTATGTCGTCTACGATGACATTGATGGTCTTACACCTTCAAACCCTGTACTGCTGTCAGGTATGCCAGTGGGCCGTGTGACCACTATCTCTATCTTGCAGGAAGACAGCAACCGAGTGCTGGTGGAGTTTGATGTAGACGGCGAGATTTTGCTCGGTGATAATGCCGAAGTAGCACTCCACAACAGTGACCTGCTCGGCAGTAAGGCACTGCTGCTGCACGTTGGCAGCCTTAACTCCCTGGCCGAGGACGGTGATACCCTCACCTCCCTGGTGGAAAAAGGCCTGCCGGAGATGATCCGCGAAAAAGCGACCCCTGTTATCGAAAATATTGACAGCACGCTGTATAAAATCAACCTCATTGTAAGTGAGCTGGCCGATAACCGCTCCAGTATGGGGAGTGCCATCAGTGAAATGGATTCTGTAGCTAAGGAGCTTAAGTATACCCTGCGTGAAAATCGCCGCAGTTTACGCCAGGTGAGCAATGACATGAGCGAAATCACTGCTGCACTTACCGATGAAGAAACAGGCATTAGACCATTGCTGACTAGCGTAAATGGTATTGCCGACAGTGTACAGAACCTGCAAATGAAGGAACTGTCTGAAAAGACTCAGCAGACCATCGACAACCTGAACAAAATCCTTGTTCAACTTGAAAACCAGGAAGGCACAATGGGTCGCCTGCTCCACGATGACTCACTTTACACCAACCTGAACAGTACCGCCGAGGACCTCGACAAATTACTGATTGACCTGCGTCAAAACCCCGGCCGTTACGTACATTTTTCTATCTTTGGGCGTAAGAACGACAAGCGCGACGAATAG
- a CDS encoding N-acetylmuramoyl-L-alanine amidase, which produces MCSFSSLDLRQYKLRKVVIDAGHGGKDPGKLGKISKEKDVALSIALKVGGYIEKYLDDVEVIYTRKDDRFVELIDRAGIANKNDADLFISIHANAHSTSSPYGSETYVMGTHVSQANLDVAKRENSVILLEDNYEEKYEGFDPNSPDSHILFSLYQSAYLESSLMMARNVESQFKNRVGRKSRGVKQAGFIVLYKTSMPSVLIELGFMSNDEEEKYLNSEKGQTYLASGIFRAFRDYKEEIESMN; this is translated from the coding sequence ATGTGTTCCTTTAGCTCTCTGGACTTGAGACAGTATAAGCTCCGGAAGGTGGTAATCGACGCAGGACACGGAGGTAAGGACCCTGGTAAGCTGGGGAAAATATCTAAAGAAAAGGATGTAGCTCTCTCCATTGCGTTAAAAGTAGGCGGATATATTGAAAAATATCTTGATGATGTAGAAGTCATCTATACCAGAAAAGACGACCGCTTTGTGGAACTTATAGACCGCGCAGGAATTGCTAACAAAAATGATGCAGATCTTTTCATCTCCATCCATGCAAATGCGCATAGTACCTCAAGTCCCTATGGTAGTGAAACCTATGTAATGGGTACTCACGTATCACAGGCAAACCTGGATGTGGCAAAAAGGGAGAACTCTGTTATATTGCTGGAGGATAATTACGAAGAAAAATACGAGGGATTTGATCCCAACTCACCCGATTCTCACATTCTTTTCAGCCTCTATCAGAGTGCATACCTTGAAAGTAGCCTGATGATGGCGAGAAATGTGGAATCCCAGTTTAAAAATCGTGTGGGAAGAAAAAGCCGCGGAGTAAAACAAGCTGGCTTTATTGTGCTTTATAAAACATCCATGCCTAGCGTTTTGATCGAGCTCGGATTTATGAGCAACGATGAAGAGGAGAAATACCTGAACAGCGAAAAAGGACAAACGTATCTGGCATCCGGAATTTTCAGAGCCTTCCGTGATTATAAGGAAGAGATCGAATCGATGAACTAA